A genomic window from Companilactobacillus alimentarius DSM 20249 includes:
- the recF gene encoding DNA replication/repair protein RecF (All proteins in this family for which functions are known are DNA-binding proteins that assist the filamentation of RecA onto DNA for the initiation of recombination or recombinational repair.), whose amino-acid sequence MFVQELRLQNYRNYESLKVEFSPHINVFLGENAQGKTNLLEAMYFLALTRSHRTSNDKDLIRWGSEFARISGTVIKDNSSHLKLDLVISKSGKKAKLNNLEQRKLSTYIGNLNVVLFSPEDLSIVKGNPGIRRRFIDMEFGQMSTQYLKTMSQFRSVLKQRNAYLKKLQHRQAKDMVYLDVLSDQFSAYCAEVVFSRLQFLQRLQVYIEKIHANITEDHEKLEISYSTFFNTEGKTLENIYDIFKDNFKKNYQKEIQRGVTLVGPHRDDIKFLVNGKNAQDFGSQGQQRSVALSLKLAEVELMKDQVGDYPILLLDDVLSELDHKRQTHLLSSIKNGIQTFITTTSLDDVDPNLVKDPNILNINNGKVQQEEI is encoded by the coding sequence ATGTTTGTTCAAGAATTAAGACTACAAAACTATCGCAACTACGAATCCTTGAAGGTCGAATTTTCACCACACATTAATGTGTTTTTAGGTGAGAATGCCCAAGGCAAGACCAATTTATTAGAGGCTATGTATTTTTTAGCTTTAACAAGAAGCCATCGAACATCAAATGACAAGGATTTAATCAGATGGGGCAGTGAGTTTGCTCGAATTTCTGGTACCGTGATCAAAGATAATTCCAGTCACTTAAAATTGGATCTAGTCATCAGCAAGTCAGGTAAAAAAGCCAAACTAAATAATTTGGAGCAACGAAAGTTGTCAACGTATATTGGTAATTTGAACGTTGTTCTTTTTTCGCCTGAGGATCTTTCAATTGTGAAAGGTAATCCTGGGATTAGACGAAGATTTATTGACATGGAATTTGGACAAATGTCGACACAGTATTTGAAAACGATGAGTCAATTTCGCTCAGTTTTGAAACAACGTAATGCATATTTGAAAAAACTTCAGCATCGTCAAGCAAAAGATATGGTTTATTTAGATGTTTTATCTGATCAATTTTCGGCTTATTGTGCTGAAGTAGTTTTTTCGCGCTTGCAATTTCTACAGAGATTGCAAGTCTATATTGAAAAGATTCATGCAAATATCACTGAAGATCATGAAAAACTAGAAATCAGTTACAGCACATTTTTCAATACTGAAGGAAAAACTCTTGAAAACATCTATGATATTTTCAAAGATAATTTCAAGAAAAATTATCAAAAGGAAATTCAACGTGGCGTGACACTAGTTGGTCCGCACCGAGATGATATTAAGTTTTTGGTAAATGGAAAAAATGCACAGGATTTTGGTTCGCAAGGTCAGCAGAGATCAGTTGCGCTGAGTTTGAAATTGGCGGAAGTGGAATTGATGAAAGATCAAGTTGGCGATTATCCAATTTTATTGCTGGATGATGTTTTGTCAGAACTAGATCATAAACGTCAAACACACTTACTGTCGTCAATTAAAAATGGTATTCAAACATTTATTACAACGACGTCGTTGGATGATGTAGATCCTAATTTGGTTAAAGATCCTAATATTTTAAATATTAATAATGGCAAAGTTCAACAGGAGGAGATTTAA